A region of the Channa argus isolate prfri chromosome 14, Channa argus male v1.0, whole genome shotgun sequence genome:
GTCTGCTGTCATCGGTGTCCATCTCATGGAGACGTTCAAGAAGAAAAACCAAGAAGAAACGAAGAAACAATAGTTCTCTACTAACCAGTCTTAGTATATATATCCCCCACTTTTAGTCCTTTAAACTAATAcgttgtttttaaatcaaatcactgGACAGAGAAGTGTCAAAGCTTCCAAATTGTTTTGGagaatgttatttaaaaattaaaaattaaaataacatgagATCACCAGAGAAAACTCCATACAAACATAAACTTTACTAATACTTTATTCactgcaaattattttactaaCACTTAACacttaatgtgttaaaaatacacatttttaaatgtttttgaataaaatattatctgactaaaaaaacaatttcatatttgtttgatCAGAATTTTCTCTTTAAGTAAAGTATGTTTCTGGCACTTTAATGTACATGTATCATTAGTGGACaaagcaataaacacatttatacacatttcatatttgtaaATCATGTATCTCTGTGGTAAATTTGAAGGTTTTCAGCCAATAATCCATGAGTCCAGTGTTAGGAAACACATTTGATACAGTGGATAAAAAGGTGGCTGGCAGCTCAGTCTCACATCAGGATGTGGTTGTTCCTTGAACACAGAGCACAGGCCATTGTATTAATATGATCCTACCAATTGAGACAGGGCTTAATGTAGACAGTGCATTTGTGAGACCAGGTCAAACTGCtcagcatgtctgtgtttgatcGGGTGAGAGTAGAATTCATAAACAAGTTTAAGGTAAATTAGTGTTAGTGATTTATGAAGAGATGTAAAATaacctgtctctgcagcagagctacacatatatttatattcaccTTCTCTGAAACAGATTACAGAACTTTTGTTCATCATATTTAAtggatttttacaaatgtattcaaaaatcTTTATCAACAGTAAAAGTTGGTGTGGTTTTAACAGGAAGAACACATGACCATACAGTCAttcctgtctgctgctgtctgccaGCGAGCTACGTCTGGTGGTctcagcaccgcacagaagacaccaagcaaaactcttcagctcagtgatcgaGCCACCAAACTGTGCACgttcagcaaactcactcctaATATtctaaaaactgcagaaaacagaacttttcctatgcacttaaatctatatttaaaaaagaacaaaaaacaaaaacttactaTCTGCtttttctcgcacttgcatcttgtgaactgtgaacacttttctgattggactttgctttgatgttttctccttgacttagatttttgctgccttgtcttcacttgtaagtcagtttggataaaagcgtctgataaatgaccaaatgtaaatgtaaatgtaaatgtaaatgtaaaacataagtaaatacacaaaattaTAATGAAGTGTAATTATGTATTCACCTTCTCTGAAAtagatatttaattaattttacaaatgtattaacaAATCTTTATCAACAGAGCctgaaaaacaagcattaaCACTGAGTGGAAAGAGGAACTGTGAACAGCAAAGGTCGTGTCCTCACTCACCCTTTTTTCTAAAAGTTGGTGTGGTTATACCAAGAAGATCACATGACCAAGCTGTGACGATATTGTCAGAGTATAAGATCAATCTTTGCACTGCAATTTGTAATTAGTGAAGCCACAGACTCTGTATAATGTGTTTCATTCTGATACTGGCACTGCTGGTCTGCATACAGGTACAAGGTAAGATAACACCTCTGTCTCTTACACAACAGGTAAATTTAAAAGATACACAGCTGTTCTAACACAACATCACGGCTGAAGTTTCATTTGGATCTGATTAACAAGTGCAGTGAGCtactgaaagaacacacagagttgaaATGAGTCAAAACTTGGACTAATACAATATAGTGTGTATTGAGTTATAACTTCAGTatatttttgacttttagtAATATATTGATTGAAATTtcaaatttgacattttccacTAGAAGGTGCAACACAGAAAACTAGTCCTTAGTGAACCAATGCTGTTTTACATTCAAAACCGCTTTCTCCCaaatgtttgaattaatttcagtttaaatccAGAGACAAGATCTAAAGCACAAATAGAATTTCCGAGGAAATTATGTGGGAGAGGTGTCGAGCTGCCCGGAAGACCGATCGCTCAGATGCTGCAGAGAGTCGACatgtttgcacgttcaaagctgCAAACGTGGAGGCAAATGTAAATACGGACAACAAGATAAaaacaagatgacaaaaattagaagagaaaaacaaaagtccaggaaaagttgaattaacaaaacttaaaaaagtagaaagaaataTAGTAAGAagttaatgattaaaatgtttatattcaaagttaaaagaagcTAAGTGAAAAGTTGacattaaaagtgtaaagtaaatcattttaaattataattataaataaagttacgattttaatactaaaaagcgtaaaaaaggatttaaaggccttttaatttgaaagcGTGTTTCcggtctctgtgtgtgtagttgtgtgtgtgtttccactgtatgtagacttcaccacaaacaaattttagcatttaaaagctaaaaaaattgcaaaatgtatgaacattttcaaagtctgtttcctgtaggtattgtgaatatattttacTCAATTTTATTCTTGTGTTGCAATTGTGAATCAAACACCAGGACACATTCTTTTGCATAATACAAAACCTAAAGATTTTGACTTTAAatatatgaagacaaacagtcacaaacagaaacatgtgttttcagtctttgcaggatccacagctgtgactcctgtgtttgtgcagaaggGTCATGATGTTCTTCTGGAAGTCAGGAAAGATGATGTTCCTGAGGGTTTTCTAATTGTTTCATGGAATTTCAATAAAAAGCCTGTACTAACAGTTCTACAGAATTCAGAACCCCAAGTCAGGGAAAAATATTCTGGAAGAGTTGAGTTCTCTGTGGAAAATTACTCTCTGAAACTGAAGAATGTacaagagacagacagtggacTTTATGATGCACAAGTGAGAGACATTGAAGATGAACAAATACTCGCTAAATATAATATCACAGTTCAAGGTGGGTTGGtgaacatttcagacactgacagaaagtATCTGCTGTCATGTTTCTTAAACTCTCCTCACCTTGTTTCCTCAGATCCAGTGTCTCCAGTCGTGCTGACAGTGGACTCTGTGTCCAGAAGCACAAAcctctgtaacctcactgtgacctgcaggacacaggactctcacatcagcagcacttttacatgtgacaaccaaacctgcagccaggaggaaggagagaggtcaaaggtcacagcctCTGGTGCTTCTCTCCAAGTCTACCTGGTTAATGACTCTATCAtctgtaaccatagcaaccagGTCAGCTGGACTaaaaaccaagaacaaacaaagatttGTGTTTCCTGTCCCCGATATTGTggtaagaaaacacagtaagatATAATAATATGTAGATTATAGTTTGGTTAAAAATCACAGTGGACAATGTGCTGAGAGTAAAAACTTCACTTCATCTTCATGCACAGTTTGGGAACCAGTTAAACTgaaatcatttctgtttttctaagaATTTCTTATGTATCTCAGCAGTACTGAGACCAACCAAGTTACAACACCTAAGTAAACAGTGAAGTACAAACCATGCAGTTCAGATACAGTA
Encoded here:
- the LOC137098869 gene encoding uncharacterized protein, giving the protein MCFILILALLVCIQVQVFAGSTAVTPVFVQKGHDVLLEVRKDDVPEGFLIVSWNFNKKPVLTVLQNSEPQVREKYSGRVEFSVENYSLKLKNVQETDSGLYDAQVRDIEDEQILAKYNITVQDPVSPVVLTVDSVSRSTNLCNLTVTCRTQDSHISSTFTCDNQTCSQEEGERSKVTASGASLQVYLVNDSIICNHSNQVSWTKNQEQTKICVSCPRYCVFAGSTAVTPVFVQKGDDVLLTCWTQDSHISGTFTCDNQTCSQEEGERSKVTASGASLQVYLVNDSIICNHSNQVSWTENQEQTKIWNFCPRHCGSENLSAGFSYCLVKTVVFSVGLIIMVSAVIGVHLMETFKKKNQEETKKQ